The following proteins are encoded in a genomic region of Nitrososphaera sp.:
- a CDS encoding TldD/PmbA family protein: MADILRFALKEAVAAGARDAEAYLTSSRDSEVFIENNNLKQAKSNTSHTLGIRVLLDGGCTGFYSLNQPDREKVAAAAVKAVHIARVSPKDKNNRLPSARKKFSLLSGLHDRNASSFEASDAARHAVEMLETARSLDSRVSVDSGEFGSSVFAQTLANTSGVYLSEKISTFYWSIMGMAIDGDDVSSFDVQSAGTHRVKDIDVTEVANDFSKTVVQSLGARKIESFKGEMLLTPSAALEILGDVLAHSVNSESVQRKSSKFAGKLGRRVASDLLTLEDDATNTEGLAAASFDREGLPHRRNVVIRNGILERFLYNTYTASKEGVKSTANAVGSAMSPPSVATTNLIISAGRTPLDSLISEINRGVLVSRFSGNVNPVTGDFSGVVKGGRIISGGVLGKGVRELMVAGNAFESLKRLTGLSKERKVLYSAILPYMRISAVSFTAG; the protein is encoded by the coding sequence TTGGCAGACATACTTCGATTCGCACTGAAGGAGGCCGTGGCCGCGGGAGCCCGCGATGCCGAAGCATACCTGACAAGCAGCAGGGACTCGGAGGTGTTTATCGAGAACAATAATCTAAAGCAGGCCAAATCGAATACTTCGCACACCCTTGGGATAAGGGTACTGCTGGACGGAGGCTGCACCGGCTTTTACTCTCTGAACCAGCCTGACAGGGAAAAGGTAGCCGCAGCGGCGGTCAAAGCCGTGCATATTGCAAGGGTCAGTCCCAAGGACAAGAATAACCGGCTGCCCTCGGCCAGGAAAAAATTCTCCCTTCTGAGCGGCCTGCACGACAGAAACGCGTCATCATTCGAGGCCTCGGATGCCGCAAGGCACGCGGTTGAGATGCTCGAGACTGCCAGATCTTTGGACAGCCGCGTCAGCGTGGATAGCGGCGAATTCGGTTCCTCGGTGTTTGCCCAGACGCTTGCCAATACCTCAGGGGTCTATCTGTCTGAGAAAATCAGCACTTTTTACTGGTCGATAATGGGCATGGCAATCGACGGGGACGACGTTTCGAGTTTCGACGTCCAGTCTGCAGGCACCCACAGGGTTAAGGACATTGATGTAACTGAGGTGGCAAACGACTTTTCAAAGACTGTCGTCCAGTCGCTAGGCGCCCGCAAAATCGAGAGCTTCAAAGGAGAGATGCTGCTCACACCTTCTGCTGCGCTTGAAATCCTGGGCGACGTGCTTGCACATTCAGTAAACTCCGAGTCGGTGCAGCGAAAATCAAGCAAGTTTGCGGGCAAACTCGGCAGGAGGGTTGCAAGCGACCTGCTAACGCTTGAAGACGACGCGACAAACACCGAGGGCCTTGCGGCTGCAAGTTTTGACCGCGAAGGCCTGCCGCACAGGCGCAACGTAGTCATACGCAACGGAATACTTGAGCGCTTCCTGTACAACACGTATACTGCGAGCAAGGAAGGCGTAAAGAGCACCGCAAACGCAGTCGGCTCTGCAATGTCTCCTCCGAGCGTCGCAACAACTAACCTGATAATATCGGCAGGCAGGACTCCTCTCGATTCACTTATTTCCGAGATTAACCGCGGCGTACTTGTAAGCAGATTTTCCGGAAACGTAAACCCCGTGACCGGAGACTTTTCCGGCGTAGTCAAGGGTGGACGGATAATCTCCGGAGGCGTCCTCGGCAAGGGAGTGAGAGAACTTATGGTTGCCGGAAATGCATTTGAGTCGCTAAAGAGGCTGACGGGGCTGTCAAAGGAGCGAAAGGTACTGTACAGCGCGATACTGCCCTACATGCGCATCAGCGCGGTGTCGTTTACGGCAGGGTGA
- a CDS encoding TldD/PmbA family protein produces MSPSQEPEMLDRLRSALSGRDSSVSYAEIRFQSRTVSEVAFVNGELDRIRAVESSGSGIRVLSGGSWGFAATSDSALSSLRKALSDSVSLARVISERPGGIRSRKLAECKMEKGRFSPPVNGELCSVDMEQKVAVTRQAEAAAKKHSKAIRTSSCTYREIIDYKAIVNTDGAELEIFDSKPEFNVSAVAKLNGETATASEGLGITGGWVDLFDKKSHLDYAYEAAEKAEKLAAAKYPPGEKTSIILDPGMVGLLCHEAIGHTVEADFVLSGSVASKRLGQPVASAGVTLVDSGSSDLAKNAGGSIAVDDEGVAASRVPIIEKGELVSYLHNRETAQEFGVRPTGNARAFGYSDEPLIRMRNTYIEPGNSDLDEIIKETHHGYLVRGARNGQADANGEFMFGAQEAYLIEAGELKTLFKGASISGSAFEVLGSIDMLGSRFEYDMGAGYCGKYQPAKVDGGGPYLRCTAVIGGLQG; encoded by the coding sequence TTGTCTCCGTCGCAGGAGCCGGAAATGCTTGACAGGCTCAGGTCCGCACTCTCGGGGCGGGATTCATCAGTGTCCTACGCAGAGATAAGGTTCCAGAGCCGGACGGTTTCTGAGGTCGCCTTTGTTAACGGAGAGCTTGACCGGATACGGGCGGTCGAGTCTTCGGGCTCAGGCATCCGGGTCCTTTCCGGGGGCTCGTGGGGCTTTGCCGCGACCTCCGACTCGGCGCTATCTTCGCTTAGAAAAGCGCTTTCTGATTCAGTTTCATTGGCGAGGGTGATTTCAGAGCGACCCGGTGGAATCAGGTCGCGAAAACTGGCAGAGTGCAAAATGGAGAAGGGCCGATTCAGTCCCCCTGTCAATGGTGAGCTTTGCTCAGTTGACATGGAGCAAAAAGTAGCAGTAACCCGGCAGGCCGAGGCCGCGGCAAAAAAGCACTCCAAGGCCATAAGGACGTCATCGTGCACGTACAGGGAAATAATCGACTACAAAGCAATCGTCAACACCGACGGCGCGGAACTGGAAATCTTTGACTCGAAGCCGGAGTTCAATGTCTCTGCCGTCGCCAAGCTCAACGGGGAGACGGCTACTGCAAGCGAGGGGCTAGGAATTACCGGAGGCTGGGTTGATCTGTTTGACAAAAAGAGCCACCTAGACTATGCCTACGAGGCGGCAGAAAAGGCAGAAAAACTAGCCGCGGCAAAATACCCTCCGGGCGAAAAGACCTCGATAATTCTCGACCCGGGCATGGTTGGCCTTCTCTGCCACGAGGCGATAGGACACACGGTTGAGGCCGACTTTGTGCTTTCCGGCTCTGTCGCGAGCAAAAGACTCGGACAGCCAGTGGCAAGCGCGGGAGTCACGCTGGTCGACAGCGGCTCTTCTGACCTTGCCAAGAATGCCGGCGGCAGCATTGCCGTCGACGACGAAGGCGTGGCAGCCTCAAGGGTCCCGATTATAGAGAAGGGCGAGCTCGTGTCCTATCTTCACAACCGCGAAACTGCACAGGAGTTTGGCGTCCGTCCGACCGGCAACGCTCGCGCATTTGGATATTCCGACGAGCCTCTAATTCGAATGCGAAACACGTACATCGAGCCGGGAAATAGCGATCTTGATGAAATAATAAAAGAGACGCATCATGGCTACCTGGTACGCGGGGCCCGAAACGGGCAGGCTGACGCCAACGGCGAGTTCATGTTCGGTGCGCAGGAAGCGTACCTGATTGAGGCAGGCGAGCTCAAGACCCTTTTCAAGGGGGCAAGCATCTCAGGGAGCGCGTTTGAGGTTCTCGGCTCAATAGACATGCTTGGAAGCAGGTTCGAGTATGACATGGGCGCAGGATACTGCGGCAAGTACCAGCCTGCAAAGGTGGATGGAGGGGGACCGTATCTGAGGTGCACCGCCGTCATTGGAGGACTGCAGGGATAA
- a CDS encoding cupin domain-containing protein: MSAARQVHFGSIPQTAPDSSMSKYFTGRVEIRKMVSDLQSREAEMFLVTFYGGARTKLHFHDSDQILLATEGSGLVAVQSKASLASEEHASVDFVIRQLQAGDFVMVPAGLWHWHGAKDEGQFAHYQVKRPGSTTWLED; encoded by the coding sequence ATGAGCGCAGCAAGGCAAGTGCATTTTGGCAGTATACCACAAACAGCACCGGACAGTTCAATGTCCAAGTACTTTACCGGAAGGGTGGAGATAAGAAAGATGGTAAGCGATCTGCAGAGCAGGGAGGCTGAAATGTTTCTCGTGACATTTTACGGAGGGGCCCGGACAAAACTTCATTTCCACGATTCTGACCAGATTCTCCTTGCGACAGAGGGTTCCGGGCTTGTGGCAGTCCAGTCCAAGGCTTCCCTCGCCAGCGAGGAGCATGCATCGGTGGACTTTGTAATCAGGCAGCTCCAAGCCGGCGACTTTGTAATGGTGCCCGCAGGCCTGTGGCACTGGCACGGCGCAAAAGACGAGGGCCAGTTTGCCCACTACCAGGTCAAGAGGCCCGGCAGTACGACTTGGCTTGAGGACTAG